In Bacillus weihaiensis, the genomic stretch TCTTTCACTAAGAAAGATGCCGTAATCATACGCAAACGATTATGCATCCAACCAGTTGAATTTAATTGTCTCATTCCTGCGTCAACAATAGGGTATCCTGTTTTCCCTTCACACCAAGTACGAAATTTATCTACATCATGATTCCACTTAATAGAACGATACTTTGACATTAACTCTTCTGTTTTCATTGAAGGGACATTTGCATAGATCATATGATAAAAATCTCTCCATGCTAATTCTTTTAAAAATGTCTCTCTCTCATCTTCAATAAGAGACGGAGTGTTTATTACATGTTGAAAGATCATTCTTGCAGAAATATTTCCTACTCTAAGAAATTGGGACATTCGGCTTGTACCTTTTACGTATGGTAAATTACGTAAAGTTGAATACCGTCCTACATTGTCTTTCATAAATAACTCTAGTTGATCTATTGCTTTTCTTTGTCCAACAAGTTCAAAATCTTGGCGGCATGATGTCAAAATCTCATTTAGTTTCAAAAATTCCTCTTCTTGAGAGTGTTCATGATGATAAAGGAGTTTGATCATTTCGTCTTTATCTAGTAGAAGAGGCTTAGGCTTTTGCTGATTTCTCCATACTTTATAATAAGGTGTAAATACTTTATATAAAGTCCCATCTTTCTTAAGAACATCCTCTTTCCCATGAATATACGCATCTTGGAATCCATAACTATTCACATTTCTATTACGAAATAGATTACAAATCCTTTGATCTCTTCCTAATCCATATCCTACATCATCCTCGTTAAAAAAAATGGTCGTCAGAGTAGGATAGCGAGTTATCACTTGTGAAACAAATTCTTCTTCATTACCATATATAAGATGGATGATAATTCCATCTTTCATAAGCTGATAAACGAAATCATGTAAAGCTACAAAGAAATATTGATCACTTAAATCTATACTTGTACTTATAAACCTTGTATTCACATGAAAAAGAAAGACTAGTTTACGATCTCCCTTTTTACACCATTTCATTGCTTCAAATAAAGCTGTATGATCCTGCAGTCGAAAATCTCTCCGAAACCAAACCGCACCCAGTTCCATTTTCTCACCTCTCTGTCTATTTTAGTCAGATTAACTAGAATGGGATAATTTTAATGTGCTGTAGGAAGCTAGTTCTTTGTTTGACTTCGAAGAGTAAGTCAATTGTCGCTAATCAGAATGTAGGATCTCTATATGTACTTCTCCAGTTTGAATGTTTTCTCCATTATCGAAGTAGAGCCGCTCCTTTTTTTGTGATTGGAGCTTGCACAGTTGTCTCCATTGCCATAGCTTCTGTCATGCTAAGATGACCCTTTTTTTCTTTTTCACCATGACCAACTAAGACTTTGAGTACAGTTCCCGGTACTATAGCACCAATATGCTTTTTGTTCACTTTGTCTGCTTTTAGTTTTGTTTGTAAATATAATGTCGATTGCATGTTAATTAAGATTGTATAATAGCCGAATAAACTATAAAAAACGATTTTCTTGTCATGTCCTCTTCAAGAAACCTTGCTTGTTTAATTAAAATAGGACCATCTTAGCAAGGTTTCACCAAATAAAAGTTGAAATTCTATGTTGAATTCAGGTTGAGTATGTTAAATTTAGTAAAAAGTATAACAAAATCATTCAATTGAGGTGAGATATGAATAATCGTTGGAATGAGATCATTTATAAAATATGGTCTCCTATATATGATTCTTTTTTTAACACGGGACGTTTCCTAAACGCTCGGAAAGAAATATTTAGTAAAATCGAATTTGAAAGAACGCAAAAAATACTATTCGTTGGCATAGGTACCGGAGCAGATTTGGAATTAATCCAACATAAAGAATTAGATATTACAGCCATTGATTACTCATTTGAAATGCTCAATAAAGCAAAAACTAAATTTAAAGAAACACCTATACATTTTTTAAGAATGGACGCTCAGGATATGAGTTTCCAAGATCATCAATTTGATATTATTATAGGAAGTCTTATCTTATCAGTTGTACCGGATCCAGTTAAATGTCTTGAAGAGATGATTCGAGTGTTGAAGCCAAATGGGAGCCTTATCATTTTTGATAAATTCATCCCTAAAAATACTGAACTTTCTCTATGTAAAAAGGGAATGAGACCCCTCATCAAATTATTAGGAACTGATATAGGCATTTCCTTTGAAACATTATATGAAAAGCATATCAATACAATAATCGTTCAAGAAGATACCGACATAATGTTTAATGGAATGTATAGGAAAATTATACTAACAAAAAGGACTATTCATCCTGGTTAATAAATCAATTCAACTCTCTCCCTTTCAGTGCAAGTCAGCTCAAAAGCACAAGTTCCTTCTCGAGCAACAAGAGCAATAGAATAAATGCGGTCCATTACCTTCATTCTACATTGACTTATAACCTAAAGAGGCTGAACGTAGGAGCTGGATATCATATCGCTTAGCCAATAGCGATGCATTTAAGTGTGTTCAATGCATCAATGCTCTTTTTTCTATTTACTTGAAGTCTTTTAACTTCATAACCCTTTTATTAAACGTACGACTAACGTAATAAAGGAGAAAACGAATGAAAAGAAAATCCTTAGTCTTATCGCTCCTCTTAATCGTTGGTGTAGGGTGTTCAGAGAAGTCGTCTAATCGCTCTACAGCAGATTGGGCTTTTGCTTTCGTTGTTTGGGATGGCTTTATTTATCGAGTAACGGATATATATTTAAACGAAATAAAGGAGGAAATTGGAGTAATTACTCACTTTAATGACTTGGAAGGTACGTACACTGGAAATTTTTCGAATGAATACCAAAAAGGCACCAAACTTTTTTCTATTAAGGGAATAGGCATAGACGAAGCAATAGCAATTAAAGTTGAAAACGGTAAGTATAGACAGGCAAATCGAGAAAGTAAGTATGGAGAAAAATAGAGACTATGTCTTCTATTAAAGTCTTTCGGTACTTACACTTATCATTCCACCTACAAAAGAAGCCCTCCTATTAGATTACATCTCGTTAGGAAGGCTTCTTTTATCTCATAGAACTACTTTGTTGTTGTGGAATTGACTTCACTTGTTTAGTCGTGCTTGATGCTACTGAACTACCTGGTTTTTTATACGTTTCTCTGTAATTAGTAAACATGGATACATTTACTAATAACCCCATTGAAATTAAAAGCAATAAGATCGACGAGCCCCCATAGCTTATAAAAGGAAGCGGAACACCTGTTATTGGAATTAAACCCGTTAACCCACCTAAATTAATCATTGCTTGAATAGCAATCATACTAGATATACCAATGGCTAAAAGTGTTCCAAACGGATCCTGACATTTTCTGGCGATTGCAAACCCCTTTAATACTACAAAAGTAAGAAGGACTAGAACAAACATCACTCCAAATAATCCAAGCTCCTCAGCTATAATCGCCATGATAAAATCTGTATGGGATTCTGGTAAGTAACCATATTTCTGTACGCTTTGACCCAACCCTACTCCCTGTAAACCACCAGAACCAATGGCATAAAATGAATTAACCAGTTGATATCCTGCTGCTGATGCATGTTCAAACGGATCTGAAAATCCAACAAATCGGTCTACTCTTTTCTCTGTTATAAATTTCTCTGAATTTAATAAGATAAAAGGACTTATGAGAAGAATAGCCGCTACAAATATCCCAATCAGCTTGGCAATACTTTTCATACCCATACCAGAGCATAAAATCATACAGATCGCGATCATGCCAATGATAAAGGCTGTCCCAAGATCTGGCTGGATAATAACAAAACCACATATAATAAACGTGAAAATTAATGGAGGTAGTACACCTGTTGTAAATGAATTAATATATGACTGTTTTTTGTCATATACTGCAGCCAAGTAAATGATTACACTTAGTTTTACAAATTCTCCTGGCTGCAAGCTTAATCCACCTATTTTTATCCAGCTATTCGCATTACCTGCTACGTGACCAATAAAAAATAAAGATCCTAATATAGCGATGGAACCTAATACGATTAACTTAAGTAATTTACTATTTAAGAAAGCACGGTAGGGGAAAATCATCATGGCGATGAACGCAATGCTACCGCCAATTAAAGCTAGTTTCTGTCTTTGAAAGAAATGATCTGGTTCATACCCATAACGAGATACAGCAGTAATCATGCTTGAACTATAGACCATGACTAAGCCAAATGAACACAACAAAATAACTGCTAAAATAAGCGCATAATCATATGACTTTAAGATTTTTTTAATCATTAAGTATCTCTTCCCTTGTTAATTAACATCTTGTACATCTAGTTGTGCTTTTATTTTACTATATCTTCGACTTAATGAAACAAAAATCCTTCATTCAGAAGAATAAATCTAAGGTGATCATTTCTAAATTGTTCGAATTCCCTTATTCACACATTTTCAAACTAAGCAAAGACTATGATAAAGAGTTGCTACATCAAATGTAAAAAACTCAAACCTC encodes the following:
- a CDS encoding cryptochrome/photolyase family protein, with product MELGAVWFRRDFRLQDHTALFEAMKWCKKGDRKLVFLFHVNTRFISTSIDLSDQYFFVALHDFVYQLMKDGIIIHLIYGNEEEFVSQVITRYPTLTTIFFNEDDVGYGLGRDQRICNLFRNRNVNSYGFQDAYIHGKEDVLKKDGTLYKVFTPYYKVWRNQQKPKPLLLDKDEMIKLLYHHEHSQEEEFLKLNEILTSCRQDFELVGQRKAIDQLELFMKDNVGRYSTLRNLPYVKGTSRMSQFLRVGNISARMIFQHVINTPSLIEDERETFLKELAWRDFYHMIYANVPSMKTEELMSKYRSIKWNHDVDKFRTWCEGKTGYPIVDAGMRQLNSTGWMHNRLRMITASFLVKDYLIDWRLGAEYFSKKLIDYDECINIGSWQWCASVGTDAVPYFRVFNPITQSKKFDPEGKYIRNFMNELKNVETKYIHEPWKMNEMEQTSKGCIIGKDYPYPTVDHKEQRKKAIRMFEEVGEMK
- a CDS encoding FtsW/RodA/SpoVE family cell cycle protein, with amino-acid sequence MIKKILKSYDYALILAVILLCSFGLVMVYSSSMITAVSRYGYEPDHFFQRQKLALIGGSIAFIAMMIFPYRAFLNSKLLKLIVLGSIAILGSLFFIGHVAGNANSWIKIGGLSLQPGEFVKLSVIIYLAAVYDKKQSYINSFTTGVLPPLIFTFIICGFVIIQPDLGTAFIIGMIAICMILCSGMGMKSIAKLIGIFVAAILLISPFILLNSEKFITEKRVDRFVGFSDPFEHASAAGYQLVNSFYAIGSGGLQGVGLGQSVQKYGYLPESHTDFIMAIIAEELGLFGVMFVLVLLTFVVLKGFAIARKCQDPFGTLLAIGISSMIAIQAMINLGGLTGLIPITGVPLPFISYGGSSILLLLISMGLLVNVSMFTNYRETYKKPGSSVASSTTKQVKSIPQQQSSSMR
- a CDS encoding class I SAM-dependent methyltransferase: MNNRWNEIIYKIWSPIYDSFFNTGRFLNARKEIFSKIEFERTQKILFVGIGTGADLELIQHKELDITAIDYSFEMLNKAKTKFKETPIHFLRMDAQDMSFQDHQFDIIIGSLILSVVPDPVKCLEEMIRVLKPNGSLIIFDKFIPKNTELSLCKKGMRPLIKLLGTDIGISFETLYEKHINTIIVQEDTDIMFNGMYRKIILTKRTIHPG